From Medicago truncatula cultivar Jemalong A17 chromosome 7, MtrunA17r5.0-ANR, whole genome shotgun sequence, a single genomic window includes:
- the LOC120577185 gene encoding uncharacterized protein has product MNNIVKFGYVMIIFLSLFFVVADAYAEMATPFEVKTRPFVFIKDINVKKDFWKMVVKVRDKWTVVKDGREHSEMVIVDAKGTDAQVVIPTAYKAETDKMIEENTTYTLSNFLVLTNDLFFKPSDNKYKLIWTGGTTTVDPNVHDIPDNDLKFKPFAEIVVGKWRSDLLYHVIGYVHEIGYCQVNQGVSKKLQVNLTLKDISDISLNCTLWEDYAAKFIKFNNDNKESGPVILMLKYGKIMEEACFLFYIFLLYCYI; this is encoded by the exons ATGAATAACATTGTCAAATTTGGTTATGTTATGATCATTTTTCTATCCCTATTTTTCGTTGTAGCCGATGCTTACG CTGAAATGGCTACACCCTTTGAAGTCAAAACTAGACCTTTTGTATTCATAAAAGACATCAACGTAAAAAAGGACTTTTGGAAAATGGTTGTGAAGGTTAGGGACAAATGGACAGTTGTTAAGGACGGAAGGGAGCACTCAGAAATGGTCATTGTGGATGCAAAG GGTACTGACGCTCAAGTCGTCATCCCAACGGCATACAAGGCTGAAACCGACAAAATGATTGAAGAAAATACAACTTATACACTGAGCAACTTTCTGGTATTGACAAATGATTTGTTCTTCAAACCATCAGATAACAAGTACAAGTTGATTTGGACTGGTGGAACAACTACTGTAGACCCTAATGTTCATGATATCCCTGATAATGACTTGAAGTTCAAACCATTTGCTGAAATTGTTGTTGGGAAATGGCGTTCTGATCTATTATACC ATGTCATAGGCTATGTTCATGAAATTGGATATTGTCAAGTAAATCAAGGAGTGTCTAAGAAACTGCAAGTGAACTTGACCTTGAAAGATATTAG TGACATCTCTTTAAACTGCACTCTTTGGGAGGACTATGCtgcaaaattcatcaaatttaacaatGATAACAAGGAAAGTGGCCCAGTTATATTAATGCTGAAGTATGGGAAGATTATGGAAGAagcttgttttcttttttacatatTTCTCTTATACTGTTATATTTAA
- the LOC120577019 gene encoding protein FAR1-RELATED SEQUENCE 4-like — protein sequence MTKSLAKPRNILTDLKERNKESVTLIKQVYNARTRWCKGQREDKTELQYLITRLEENQSVYFTRANSEETTLEDLFFAHPKSIDMLNTFPTVLVMDSTYKTNTYRMPLFQIVGVTSTKLTYSIALAFLSFERENNFIWTLAMFVGLLTSKNNMPKVIVTDRDLALMKVVAKVLPKTDHVFCYFHIRKNVKGAFLLWE from the coding sequence ATGACAAAGAGCTTGGCAAAGCCTAGGAATATTCTCACGGAtttgaaggaaagaaacaaagaaagtgTGACACTCATCAAGCAAGTGTATAATGCACGAACTAGATGGTGCAAGGGGCAAAGAGAGGACAAGACCGAGTTGCAATACTTGATTACAAGGTTGGAGGAGAATCAATCTGTCTACTTCACAAGAGCTAATAGCGAGGAAACCACACTTGAAGATTTGTTCTTTGCTCACCCGAAATCAATTGATATGCTCAACACTTTTCCAACCGTTTTGGTCATGGACTCCACCTACAAAACCAATACCTATAGAATGCCTTTATTTCAGATTGTTGGTGTCACCTCTACCAAATTGACCTATTCGATTGCGTTAGCATTTCTTTCCTTTGAAAGAGAGAATAACTTCATATGGACACTTGCGATGTTCGTTGGTCTTTTGACCTCAAAAAACAAcatgcctaaggtgattgtcACCGATAGGGACCTCGCTTTGATGAAAGTCGTTGCCAAAGTTCTCCCTAAAACGGACCATGTATTTTGCTACTTTCATATTAGGAAGAATGTCAAAGGGGCATTTTTGCTTT
- the LOC25498076 gene encoding transcription factor UNE10, with the protein MSQCVPSWDVDENPQPPPRSVSLRSNSNSTNPHDVPMLDYDVAELTWENGQISMHGLGLPKVPHKHPSTAGTTPSKETWEKPRGSGTLESIVNQATSFPHRGKSPFLAGGGVYGNMLVPWLDPQRAAAIAAATAASNGMAVDALVPCSNTTKEQRTHAMDPVPRSGIGSCMVGGHTPVGSCSAVVAATQDEGGILAASAAKRGRVAHVAGSGRDQSMSGSATFGRQSQQVTLDTYDREFGMTGFTSTSIASMDNTSSEKQCTRTTTIDDHDSVCHSRPPREEADVDEKKRENRKSSVSTKRSRAAAIHNQSERKRRDKINQRMKTLQKLVPNSSKTDKASMLDEVIEYLKQLQAQVNMVNRFNMSSMMMPMTMQQQLQMSMMNPMGMGMGPMGMPGMGMGMGMGMGMDMNTMNRANIPGMPPVLHPSAFMPMPSWDAGGGDRLQGPPAAGMADPLSTFFGCQSQPMTMDAYSRIAAMYQQMQQQPPAPGSKN; encoded by the exons ATGAGTCAGTGTGTTCCTAGTTGGGATGTTGATGAAAATCCACAACCACCTCCAAGATCAGTCTCTCTTCGTTCCAACTCTAATTCAACTAATCCTCATGATGTTCCCAT GTTAGACTATGATGTTGCAGAATTGACATGGGAAAATGGACAGATTTCTATGCATGGCTTAGGGTTACCGAAAGTGCCGCATAAACATCCATCAACCGCAGGTACAACACCTTCCAAGGAAACATGGGAAAAGCCTCGTGGTAGTGGTACCTTGGAGTCTATAGTGAACCAAGCCACAAGCTTTCCGCACCGCGGAAAATCACCCTTTCTCGCCGGTGGTGGTGTTTATGGAAACATGTTAGTCCCATGGCTTGACCCACAACGAGCGGCAGCCATCGCAGCCGCCACAGCCGCCTCCAACGGCATGGCTGTGGATGCGTTGGTTCCCTGCTCCAATACTACTAAGGAGCAGAGAACCCATGCAATGGATCCAGTCCCTAGATCAGGGATTGGATCATGCATGGTTGGCGGCCATACACCCGTGGGATCCTGCAGTGCTGTCGTGGCCGCAACGCAAGACGAAGGAGGTATCCTTGCTGCGTCAGCGGCAAAGCGTGGGAGGGTGGCACACGTGGCGGGGAGCGGTAGGGACCAAAGTATGAGTGGCAGTGCAACCTTTGGGAGGCAGAGCCAGCAAGTGACACTTGATACGTACGATAGGGAATTTGGTATGACTGGTTTCACTTCAACTTCAATAGCTTCTATGGATAACACCAGCTCTGAGAAGCAGTGCACCAGGACCACCACCATAGACGACCATGATTCTGTTTGTCACAGTAGACCACCG aggGAAGAAGCTGACGTGGatgagaaaaagagagaaaatagaaaatcatcAGTCTCCACAAAAAGGAGTAGAGCTGCAGCTATACACAACCAATCTGAAAGG AAAAGGAGGGATAAGATAAACCAGAGAATGAAGACATTGCAAAAGTTGGTCCCAAATTCCAGCAAG ACCGATAAAGCTTCAATGTTGGATGAGGTGATAGAATATCTGAAACAATTGCAAGCACAAGTGAATATGGTGAATAGATTCAACATGTCATCGATGATGATGCCGatgacaatgcaacaacaacttcaaatgTCAATGATGAATCCAATGGGCATGGGAATGGGGCCGATGGGAATGCCCGGGATGGGCATGGGTATGGGAATGGGCATGGGAATGGATATGAACACCATGAATCGCGCTAACATACCTGGAATGCCGCCCGTACTCCACCCTTCTGCATTCATGCCTATGCCTTCGTGGGATGCCGGCGGTGGTGACCGACTTCAAGGCCCTCCAGCAGCCGGGATGGCTGACCCCCTCTCCACATTTTTTGGTTGCCAATCACAG CCTATGACCATGGATGCTTATAGTAGGATTGCTGCCATGTATCAACAGATGCAACAACAACCTCCAGCACCAGGTTCAAAGAATTGA
- the LOC120576860 gene encoding uncharacterized protein codes for MVSEIVRWVRQPKIWRFVGFVSAVAGLLCYALSSSFNHLFGNWNLLKIILYTFFSFIICLAILFANKWQNSPSLRMRAHLVFSVFTITTVYSYFFDKVNGKPDVYSLVSGAAFAIMSLGLSKQSHFGFEVDLLYFFCGYLTLQFMKIKLFLVIAGAIFSYPLIILRFYLHVPTEYSEELTNTADYHVVQIDGSQVNFDSLVAPDFDAFPDSLTLVSQINSPSQQVNIGHISPNTSCWLSRSYITPSKKLNPSLTYHGPIVPFIRHNRSMGGSNMKHGVAPVPWLAERYASFDDVCFSTRF; via the coding sequence ATGGTTAGCGAAATTGTGAGATGGGTAAGGCAACCAAAGATATGGAGATTTGTGGGTTTTGTTTCAGCTGTTGCAGGACTCCTCTGTTATGCTCTTAGCTCTTCCTTCAACCATCTATTCGGAAACTGGAATTTGTTGAAGATTATTCTTTACACATTTTTCAGTTTCATTATTTGCCTTGCAATTCTTTTTGCAAACAAATGGCAAAACTCACCAAGTCTCCGGATGAGAGCTCATTTGGTATTTTCTGTTTTCACAATCACCACTGTTTACTCTTATTTCTTTGATAAAGTTAACGGAAAACCAGATGTATACAGTTTGGTTTCAGGTGCCGCGTTTGCTATCATGTCACTGGGTTTGTCAAAGCAGAGTcactttgggttcgaagttgatcttttgtattttttttgcgGATATCTAACTTTACAATTCATGAAGATAAAGTTGTTTTTGGTCATTGCTGGAGCGATTTTCAGTTATCCACTCATCATTCTTCGTTTTTATCTGCACGTCCCTACTGAATATTCAGAAGAATTAACCAATACTGCTGATTATCATGTTGTTCAAATTGATGGCTCCCAGGTCAATTTTGATAGTCTTGTTGCTCCTGACTTTGATGCCTTTCCTGACTCCTTAACCTTGGTCAGTCAAATCAATTCACCTTCGCAACAAGTCAACATTGGGCATATTTCACCGAATACATCATGTTGGCTATCTCGCTCGTATATTaccccttcaaaaaaattgaatcctTCACTCACCTACCATGGTCCTATAGTTCCATTCATCCGCCACAACCGTAGCATGGGCGGATCTAATATGAAACATGGTGTGGCACCAGTTCCATGGTTAGCCGAGCGGTATGCGTCTTTTGATGATGTGTGCTTCTCAACTCGCTtttga
- the LOC120577020 gene encoding uncharacterized protein: protein MWLFNMSSPRKLHFDSSSISVDVKKTKPLEDVESEKSKMQILDNYREPVELPPFLNVKRNSWEIIVNESHIQPNHKLRLPTHLTYEGILSSEKNIMLTQIDRDRDAVDSFNYEILTEEGDPYKRYISSGVHAFVKASQVEVGDRLLFSIESYDKNIFVSFVYESDIDSEYDNWSNYGV, encoded by the exons ATGTGGCTTTTTAACATGTCTTCTCCCAGGAAGTTACATTTCGATTCATCTAGCATCAGTGTTGACGTGAAAAAAACTAAGCCACTGGAAGACGTTGAATCTGAAAAATCGAAAATGCAAATTCTTGACAATTATCGTGAGCCAGTTGAATTGCCTCCATTCTTGAATGTTAAGAGAAATTCATGGGAGATCATTGTCAATGAATCTCATATTCAACCCAATCACAAACTt CGTCTCCCTACTCATCTTACATATGAAGGTATTTTGAGCTCTGAGAAGAACATTATGCTGACTCAAATTGATCGAGATCGAGATGCAGTGGATTCATTTAACTACGAGATTTTGACTGAAGAAGGAGATCCTTATAAGAGATACATATCTAGTGGTGTGCATGCATTTGTTAAGGCAAGCCAAGTTGAAGTTGGTGATAGGTTGTTGTTCTCCATTGAGAGTTATGATAAGAACATATTCGTTAGCTTTGTCTACGAAAGTGACATTGACAGTGAATATGATAACTGGAGTAATTATGGTGTttga